The nucleotide sequence TCAGCATCGGAAAGCTCAGCTTTCCGATGGGCCACGCCATCTATGACCCAGCACAGGAAGAAACACCGATCCAGTTGGCCCTGAAGCTCATCCGGCGCTTTCACCCCTATCTCTGGGGAGATCTCCCTCAGTTCCTGGTGATGGATTCGGGCTTCTACAGCGCAGATGCACTGGATTTGCTGCGTTGGTGGGGGTTTGAGCACATCAGTATCGGTGGCCGGTCTAACCTCCTCTTGGCTGATGGTCGTCAACTCAAGGAGGCAGGGCGCGGCGAATGTGTTGAACTGGCCGGTTTACCGGGGGTGCCCCTCTATGTGTCCTGGGTAGACCTGCCGCGTAACGACAAGATGAAGCGTTTCTACGTGCTGGACACGCAACCGGGAACGGCGCGAACACTGACCAGACGCCACAAAAGACGGTGGCTCATCGAGTCTTTCTTCAAATCGGCCAAGCATGACTTTGGACTAAAGGAAACCCGTCTCCGAACGGAGACGGGCATCGACAATTGGATCTTTCTCGTGTGGCTTAGCATTTCTCTGGCCCTCTACCAGCAATTCAGGGCAGGGATGACAGGGGGGCAATGCCCGGCCTGGTGCCTGACCCTGAGTGAAGCGGGGGAAGAAGTCCGCCTCGTCCTCATGCCGCACGTCGTCCGCCGCACGCTCCTTGCGGCCCTTTACCGCCTGGATGCTGCTGAACTGACGTTGCTGTCGGCAAAAACTGGGCAGGCTGCATAAATGCAACTCATGAGTTATACGGATTCCGATTAATTCCTGTACAAGGGCCACCAGTGGAAAAGGGTGTGTCGGGTGAGGAGGTCAGGCTGAGTTTCCAGCCAAGCGCACTGTTCGCCGAGTGTTGTTTGAAGGTCATCCAGGCTTTCGAAACATTGGTTTGCTAGCGTTGCATCGGTCAGTTTCCAGAGCCGTTCAACGGGTTGCAACTCGGGAGAATAGGGCGGCAGAGTCACCGTTTGTATGCCTACTGGATGTCCCTGCAGTGCAGGGACATGAAAGCCGCCGCCGTCCTCAACGACCAGGACATGATGTTCTGGCCCTGCACCGACACTCTGAGCAAAAGCAGCCATCACCGCCTGATACGCGTCCTTGTTGAGCACTGGAACTAGTGGATGACCAAGGGCATGATTGAGGCTATTCGACTTGCTTGTAGTGACGCGCCATTTTGCCTCTTGCTGCCTGGGTCGTGAATTCCCAATTCACTTTGACTGCCCTGGCGTTTCTGTGCCGCTCCCAGGCGGCAACTTCCGTCTCAAGTGCTTCTTTCGCCGCTATACGGCGATCCAGACACTGACGTTGCAGAGCGGCCCATTCCATCTCGGCCATATTCAGCCAGGACGCGTGTTTTGGCGTATAGATCCACTCGAACCGCTTTCTCAAGCGGTTCGCTTCTTCTGCGGGCAATGTGTCGTAGAGCGCTGCTGGTGAATGGGTCGAAAGCTGGTCCTGGATCAGCCGGATTTTCTTCGCCTCTGGGTAGCGTCGATCCAATGCTTGCAAACGAGCTGCGTATTCCTGTGACGTTCGCCGCTCAGTCACCGTCACACTGCGCTGCCCCGTCAGCGGCTCAAATTCGATAAAGAGATTAACTGTCCCACAGCGCTTGTACTCGTGATCGACCCGTGCCGGGTATCCCGGCACGGGTGGGAGCGGCTCACGAACATGATCGAGAAGCTGGACAGATTTTTCATCGAGGCAGACCACTGGATATTCAGGGTCATAGGGCAAAGCGTACGTATCCAGCACTTCCTCCATACGCCAGACAAAGTCTGCCCCTACTTTGGAGACGCACCAGCTCTCGACCTGCCAGGGTTTGAGTGCGTTTTTTTAAGCGTTTTTCGGACGGTCTCATCAGAAATACTGTCTACGACGCCTAAAGCGACAAGACGATCAGCGAGAAGCTGCATCGTCCACTTCGCGTACCCCTCTGGCGCATCCGAGCAGGTTTCTGCGATCAGGATCGCCGTGGCTTTCGGATCAAGTTTTGGGGGCTGCTTGGGGCGCGGTTTTTCGTAAAGAGCAGCAGCTACCCCGTCAGTCGCATATTTTCTGCGGATTTGACCGATCATTCCTTTGCTGACGGCCAGCCGTTCAGCGATCACCTTGTCATGCAGCTGTTCATCTGCCAGGAGAAGGACACGTGCGCGAGTCATGACTCGCGCACTGATCATTCCCTTCTTCGTCATATCGATGAGCTTCTGACGCTCAGCTTCAGGAAGGTTGACGACGAATCGCTTTTGGCGTCCCATGCAGCATTATAAGCCTTCTCATGCCCTTGGTCATCCACTAGGTAGAACCGACTTTCTCCAGACTCGGGGTTCACAAAGGCGTAAATGTAGAGCCATTCATATCGAGGATGCACAGTCGCCGTCAAAGGCTGGCCTATGGGTGCCCAAACGGGGCGAAGAATGGGCTTGAGGCCCAGACGGTGTTCGTCCAGTGCCCATAACGACACCTTGGGATGGAGCAGCTCCGCCATGCGGAGCTGCTCCATCAGGACTTTGTTTTGGACGCTTCCTTGGCCACCGGGTCGCCTTTCTTATGTCGTGGGCGTGGCTTTTGAGGACTAAAGCCTGCTTGACGCATTCGTTCGTACCCGCGCCCCAGATAGATTTCTTTGCCGAGCACCTCCTTGACCCATGATTGCGCCCTGTTGCCATCCCAAACGACGCCCTGGTCAAAATCTTGCTGAAGGGCAGCAGCAAATTGCTGCTGTTCCTCAGCGGTGAGGACAGGTGGCGCTCCCTGGTTCTCGTGGCGCGCATCTTTGAGGCCACTGAGTCCTAGGCGGTTGTAGCGCTCGATGATTTGACGTGCGCCGCTCACTGAATAGCGCGTAAGTTCCAGCGTTTCCGTCTCGCTCTTGCCTTCCGCGAGGAAGGCAAAGAACTGGGCGCGTCGCCGTTCTACCGCACAGGTACTGACCTTGTAGATAGCCCAGAAATCTTCAGCTTCGTGCTTGAACGCCACCGTTTTATAGAACTTTTTCAAGGCTTCAGTCTACACAATTTAATCGGAATACGTATCAGCCGCAGCGGAAGGGAATCGGAATCGGCCCGCAGCAGCACATCCCCTGCACCTGGGTACGGGTGCCGAAGGCGAGGGGAGAGCCGGAACGCAGCGCCACATGCGCCGTCCGGCAAGCGGCAAAGCGGGCGGCGACGTGCGGCTGACCGGCCCGCAACCCGTCTTCACGGATGATGCGGGCGATAGCCGCCGAGCAGCTTTCGCCCCCGTGAAGCGCGGCGTGGGCGCAGCGAAACCCCTTGCGCGGCGAGAGCCAGCGCTGGTAGAAGCGGATGCCTTGCAGGGCCAGTCGGTCAATTGTGGACATAACTCAGGCTAGAGCAGTTCTCCGAATTACGTGATGCGCGGAACGGCACCCCGCATCACTCCATTCTCCGTCCTGCTCAGTGTTTTGCACTCGCTCCGCTCGCCAAAAAGACGTTGCGTCTTTTTGTCAAATGCTCTAAAGCGTTGGCAGCGCGAACGGGCCAGAAAAAATGGCCCCGTCTTGACCGGAGCCAGAGAAAAAAGCAGCCCCCGGTGTGGGAGCTGCTGGGGCCGGGGAAGCGGCTTACTGCGAGGTGGTGACTTTGGTCGCGTCGATGGCGTCGCCGTTGATGGCGCCCTCGACGGCGATGTTGGCGCCTTCACGGTCAGCGCCGAAGAACTCGTCGGCGGTGGTGGCGATGCCAGCAAACTCGGTGCTGTCGGAGATGTTTACGGTGTAGTTCTTGTCGTTCTCGTTCAGGCCGAAGGTGCGGGCGGTGCCGTCGAAGTTCATCACGGTGCCTTCCAGACCGTTCCCGGCCGCCATATCCATTTCCTCGCCCACATCGGCCTGGTCGTCGTTGGCCATGGTGCTGTCGGTCGAGGTGTCGGTGCTCTCGGTGGTGGTTTCGGTGGTCGTGGTTTCCGTGGTGGTCTCGGTGGTGACCGGCTCAGTCGCGGTGGTGTCGGTGGACGTCGTGGTGGTCGTGGTTTCGGTCTTGGGAGCGCAGGAAGCCAGCAGGCCCGCGGTCAGCAGAAGCATCAGAACATTTTTCATACCCCGAATCATGGGAGCGCGGCAGGTTTCAAACGTGAGCCGATTTCCAAACCCTTTTAATCATCGGCCCCCCCCCAGGGCGCGGCACGGCGCAGGGGCTTCGGGGCCAGGGCAGGCGTCCCCAGCCAGGAACCCTCAGCGCAAGACGAGGTCCCCGTCTGCCGCGTCTACCGTCACTGCGCCGCCCCCTTGCAGGCGTCCGAACAGCAGTTCGTCGGCCAGCGGGCGCCCGAGCCGTTCCTCGATGACGCGGGCCAGCGGGCGGGCGCCGAGCAGGGGGTCGTACCCGAGTTCGGCGAGCCGGGCACGGGCGGCGGGGGTCACGGTGAGGGTGACGCCCTTTTCGGTCAGCTGCTCCCCGAGCTGACGCAGGAACTTGTCCACCACGCTCTGCATCACCTCGCGCGAGAGCGGCGCGAAGTGGATGACCGCGTCAAGGCGGTTGCGGAACTCGGGGGTAAAGGTCCGCCGGACGGCCTCGGCCTGCTCTCCGCTGCGGCCCTGACGCGAGAAGCCCAGCGCGGGGCGGCTGGCGTCCTCGGCCCCGGCGTTGGTGGTGAAGGTCAGGAGCAGGCCGCGCCCGTCCACCTTTTTGCCCGCGTGGTCGGTCAGGGTGCCGTGGTCCATCAGTTGCAGGAAGATGTTGTACACGTCCGGGTGCGCCTTCTCGATTTCGTCGAGCAGCAGCACCGCGTGGGGGTGCCTCGCCACCGCGTCGGTCAGCAGGCCGCCCTGGTCGAAGCCCACGTATCCGGGAGGCGCCCCGATCAGGCGGGCGACCGCGTGCGGCTCCTGATACTCGGACATGTCGAAGCGAATCAGTTCGACCCCCAACCGCTCGGCCAGGGCGCGGGCGAGTTCGGTCTTGCCCACCCCGGTCGGTCCGGCGAACAGAAAGGCCCCCTGCGGCCTGCGGGGGTCACGCAGTCCGGCGCGGGCGAGCTTGACCGCCGAGGACACGGCCTTCACTGCCGGTTCCTGCCCGTACACGCGGCGGTTGAGATCGGCTTCCAGCGTGGCGAGGCTCTGCACTTCCTCGGCCTTCACCGCCCCCACCGGCACGCGGGCCATGCGGGCGACGGTACTTTCGATGTCGGCCACGCCGATTTCGCCGCCTTTGCCGCTGCTGGAGCGGGCCGCCCCCGCTTCGTCCAGCACGTCAATCGCCTTGTCGGGCAGGAAGCGGTCACGCAGGTGCCGGGCCGAGAGGCGCACGGCGGCTTCTAGCGCGTCCGGGGCATAGGTCACGCCGTG is from Deinococcus wulumuqiensis R12 and encodes:
- a CDS encoding transposase, yielding MTKKKNSLPDVQEFYRALEAELAPTKWRTFEGTLSMFLEGGSRKQLRQVKTCSPSTVSRLLNTMNTQPLEKARLRFQVKALRAAYDRLRGQKPWLVIRVDLTSIEKTGKSLPYTRTYNGVFGLHLVVIHVSIGKLSFPMGHAIYDPAQEETPIQLALKLIRRFHPYLWGDLPQFLVMDSGFYSADALDLLRWWGFEHISIGGRSNLLLADGRQLKEAGRGECVELAGLPGVPLYVSWVDLPRNDKMKRFYVLDTQPGTARTLTRRHKRRWLIESFFKSAKHDFGLKETRLRTETGIDNWIFLVWLSISLALYQQFRAGMTGGQCPAWCLTLSEAGEEVRLVLMPHVVRRTLLAALYRLDAAELTLLSAKTGQAA
- a CDS encoding transposase, whose protein sequence is MLNKDAYQAVMAAFAQSVGAGPEHHVLVVEDGGGFHVPALQGHPVGIQTVTLPPYSPELQPVERLWKLTDATLANQCFESLDDLQTTLGEQCAWLETQPDLLTRHTLFHWWPLYRN
- a CDS encoding IS630 family transposase (programmed frameshift) gives rise to the protein MGRQKRFVVNLPEAERQKLIDMTKKGMISARVMTRARVLLLADEQLHDKVIAERLAVSKGMIGQIRRKYATDGVAAALYEKPRPKQPPKLDPKATAILIAETCSDAPEGYAKWTMQLLADRLVALGVVDSISDETVRKTLKKNALKPWQVESWCVSKVGADFVWRMEEVLDTYALPYDPEYPVVCLDEKSVQLLDHVREPLPPVPGYPARVDHEYKRCGTVNLFIEFEPLTGQRSVTVTERRTSQEYAARLQALDRRYPEAKKIRLIQDQLSTHSPAALYDTLPAEEANRLRKRFEWIYTPKHASWLNMAEMEWAALQRQCLDRRIAAKEALETEVAAWERHRNARAVKVNWEFTTQAARGKMARHYKQVE
- a CDS encoding helix-turn-helix domain-containing protein; translation: MKKFYKTVAFKHEAEDFWAIYKVSTCAVERRRAQFFAFLAEGKSETETLELTRYSVSGARQIIERYNRLGLSGLKDARHENQGAPPVLTAEEQQQFAAALQQDFDQGVVWDGNRAQSWVKEVLGKEIYLGRGYERMRQAGFSPQKPRPRHKKGDPVAKEASKTKS
- the yidD gene encoding membrane protein insertion efficiency factor YidD; amino-acid sequence: MSTIDRLALQGIRFYQRWLSPRKGFRCAHAALHGGESCSAAIARIIREDGLRAGQPHVAARFAACRTAHVALRSGSPLAFGTRTQVQGMCCCGPIPIPFRCG
- a CDS encoding AAA family ATPase, producing the protein MISDPLQVSIQHAADLAQAAGHEYVTQEHLLLALLDDPDTKEALTALGADLDALREALTEALADLDILDDPDPDFTLGVHRVVQGAVLQLHASGKGHEQATGVRVLAELLDEDDSPARAALERQGVTRLDLLNYLSHGVAKVPGKTRERRVAGVDGEAAAEGEATEENPLDAYAQNLTEQARQGAFDPVIGRASELERVVHILARRGKNNPVLVGEPGVGKTALAEGLAQRVVGGQVPAFLKGADVYALDLGALLAGTRYRGDFEARLKAVLAALAGKNAVLFIDELHTIVGAGATEGGSVDAANLLKPALARGGLRVLGATTPAELRQLEKDRALWRRFQTVDVPEPSETDAVQILQGLAPRYAAHHGVTYAPDALEAAVRLSARHLRDRFLPDKAIDVLDEAGAARSSSGKGGEIGVADIESTVARMARVPVGAVKAEEVQSLATLEADLNRRVYGQEPAVKAVSSAVKLARAGLRDPRRPQGAFLFAGPTGVGKTELARALAERLGVELIRFDMSEYQEPHAVARLIGAPPGYVGFDQGGLLTDAVARHPHAVLLLDEIEKAHPDVYNIFLQLMDHGTLTDHAGKKVDGRGLLLTFTTNAGAEDASRPALGFSRQGRSGEQAEAVRRTFTPEFRNRLDAVIHFAPLSREVMQSVVDKFLRQLGEQLTEKGVTLTVTPAARARLAELGYDPLLGARPLARVIEERLGRPLADELLFGRLQGGGAVTVDAADGDLVLR